In the genome of Oncorhynchus clarkii lewisi isolate Uvic-CL-2024 chromosome 4, UVic_Ocla_1.0, whole genome shotgun sequence, one region contains:
- the LOC139406547 gene encoding TLE family member 5-like isoform X3: MMFPQSRHSASSQQLKFTTSDSCDRIKDEFQFLQAQYHSLKLECDKLASEKSEMQRHYIMAEIVKRLNGICAQVLPYLSQEHQQQVLGAIERAKQVTPPEMNSIIRQQLQAHQLSQLQGLALPMTPMPLGLSQSTLPAVTSSSGLFSLSSILASQAQLAKEEKASREGADSHREEDGDKSD; encoded by the exons GCTTCATCGCAGCAGCTGAAATTCACAACCTCCGATTCGTGTGACCGAATCAAGGACGAGTTCCAGTTCCTCCAAGCACAATACCACAG TTTGAAGCTGGAGTGTGACAAGCTGGCCAGTGAGAAGTCTGAGATGCAACGTCATTATATCATG GCTGAGATTGTGAAGAGATTGAACGGGATCTGTGCCCAAGTCCTCCCCTATCTGTCCCAGGAG cacCAGCAGCAGGTCCTGGGAGCCATTGAGAGGGCCAAGCAGGTCACCCCTCCAGAGATGAACTCCATCATCCGG CAGCAGCTCCAGGCTCACCAGCTGTCCCAGCTCCAGGGTCTGGCCCTGCCCATGACCCCTATGCCTCTGGGCCTGAGTCAGTCAACCCTGCCGGCCGTCACCTCCTCTTCaggcctcttctccctctcctccatcttggCCTCGCAGGCCCAGCTGGCAAAGGAGGAGAAGGCTTCTCGCGAGGGAGCTGACAGCCACCGTGAGGAGGACGGGGACAAGTCCGACTAG
- the LOC139406547 gene encoding TLE family member 5-like isoform X2: MMFPQSRHSASSQQLKFTTSDSCDRIKDEFQFLQAQYHSLKLECDKLASEKSEMQRHYIMYYEMSYGLNIEMHKQAEIVKRLNGICAQVLPYLSQEHQQQVLGAIERAKQVTPPEMNSIIRQLQAHQLSQLQGLALPMTPMPLGLSQSTLPAVTSSSGLFSLSSILASQAQLAKEEKASREGADSHREEDGDKSD, encoded by the exons GCTTCATCGCAGCAGCTGAAATTCACAACCTCCGATTCGTGTGACCGAATCAAGGACGAGTTCCAGTTCCTCCAAGCACAATACCACAG TTTGAAGCTGGAGTGTGACAAGCTGGCCAGTGAGAAGTCTGAGATGCAACGTCATTATATCATG TACTATGAGATGTCCTATGGGCTGAACATCGAAATGCACAAGCAG GCTGAGATTGTGAAGAGATTGAACGGGATCTGTGCCCAAGTCCTCCCCTATCTGTCCCAGGAG cacCAGCAGCAGGTCCTGGGAGCCATTGAGAGGGCCAAGCAGGTCACCCCTCCAGAGATGAACTCCATCATCCGG CAGCTCCAGGCTCACCAGCTGTCCCAGCTCCAGGGTCTGGCCCTGCCCATGACCCCTATGCCTCTGGGCCTGAGTCAGTCAACCCTGCCGGCCGTCACCTCCTCTTCaggcctcttctccctctcctccatcttggCCTCGCAGGCCCAGCTGGCAAAGGAGGAGAAGGCTTCTCGCGAGGGAGCTGACAGCCACCGTGAGGAGGACGGGGACAAGTCCGACTAG
- the LOC139406547 gene encoding TLE family member 5-like isoform X1, whose translation MMFPQSRHSASSQQLKFTTSDSCDRIKDEFQFLQAQYHSLKLECDKLASEKSEMQRHYIMYYEMSYGLNIEMHKQAEIVKRLNGICAQVLPYLSQEHQQQVLGAIERAKQVTPPEMNSIIRQQLQAHQLSQLQGLALPMTPMPLGLSQSTLPAVTSSSGLFSLSSILASQAQLAKEEKASREGADSHREEDGDKSD comes from the exons GCTTCATCGCAGCAGCTGAAATTCACAACCTCCGATTCGTGTGACCGAATCAAGGACGAGTTCCAGTTCCTCCAAGCACAATACCACAG TTTGAAGCTGGAGTGTGACAAGCTGGCCAGTGAGAAGTCTGAGATGCAACGTCATTATATCATG TACTATGAGATGTCCTATGGGCTGAACATCGAAATGCACAAGCAG GCTGAGATTGTGAAGAGATTGAACGGGATCTGTGCCCAAGTCCTCCCCTATCTGTCCCAGGAG cacCAGCAGCAGGTCCTGGGAGCCATTGAGAGGGCCAAGCAGGTCACCCCTCCAGAGATGAACTCCATCATCCGG CAGCAGCTCCAGGCTCACCAGCTGTCCCAGCTCCAGGGTCTGGCCCTGCCCATGACCCCTATGCCTCTGGGCCTGAGTCAGTCAACCCTGCCGGCCGTCACCTCCTCTTCaggcctcttctccctctcctccatcttggCCTCGCAGGCCCAGCTGGCAAAGGAGGAGAAGGCTTCTCGCGAGGGAGCTGACAGCCACCGTGAGGAGGACGGGGACAAGTCCGACTAG
- the LOC139406547 gene encoding TLE family member 5-like isoform X4 translates to MMFPQSRHSASSQQLKFTTSDSCDRIKDEFQFLQAQYHSLKLECDKLASEKSEMQRHYIMAEIVKRLNGICAQVLPYLSQEHQQQVLGAIERAKQVTPPEMNSIIRQLQAHQLSQLQGLALPMTPMPLGLSQSTLPAVTSSSGLFSLSSILASQAQLAKEEKASREGADSHREEDGDKSD, encoded by the exons GCTTCATCGCAGCAGCTGAAATTCACAACCTCCGATTCGTGTGACCGAATCAAGGACGAGTTCCAGTTCCTCCAAGCACAATACCACAG TTTGAAGCTGGAGTGTGACAAGCTGGCCAGTGAGAAGTCTGAGATGCAACGTCATTATATCATG GCTGAGATTGTGAAGAGATTGAACGGGATCTGTGCCCAAGTCCTCCCCTATCTGTCCCAGGAG cacCAGCAGCAGGTCCTGGGAGCCATTGAGAGGGCCAAGCAGGTCACCCCTCCAGAGATGAACTCCATCATCCGG CAGCTCCAGGCTCACCAGCTGTCCCAGCTCCAGGGTCTGGCCCTGCCCATGACCCCTATGCCTCTGGGCCTGAGTCAGTCAACCCTGCCGGCCGTCACCTCCTCTTCaggcctcttctccctctcctccatcttggCCTCGCAGGCCCAGCTGGCAAAGGAGGAGAAGGCTTCTCGCGAGGGAGCTGACAGCCACCGTGAGGAGGACGGGGACAAGTCCGACTAG